A single Triticum dicoccoides isolate Atlit2015 ecotype Zavitan chromosome 2A, WEW_v2.0, whole genome shotgun sequence DNA region contains:
- the LOC119353284 gene encoding thiamine pyrophosphokinase 2-like isoform X2: MRICADGGANRIFDEMSQMTNDLDRNRYIPEIIEGDMDSIRPEVKRYYSSQGSKISDKSHNQETTDLHKCISSIRHRTPNHEKPNLCVLVTGALGGRFDHEAANINVLYAFSDMRIVLLSDDCLIQLLPKTHHHEIYIESSVEGPHCGIFPIGAPSTSTTTTGLKWNLSDAEMRFGSMISTSNIVDSDKVTVQSDADLLWTISLRNLT, encoded by the exons ATGAGAATATGTGCTGATGGTGGAGCCAATCGTATTTTTGACGAGATGTCTCAAATGACAAATGACCTGGACAGAAATAG GTATATTCCAGAAATAATTGAAGGGGACATGGATTCTATAAGGCCAGAAGTGAAAAGATATTACTCTAGTCAG GGATCCAAAATTTCTGATAAATCACATAACCAAGAGACAACAGATCTGCACAAGTGTATTTCCAGTATCCGCCATCGCACACCTAATCATGAAAAGCCTAAT CTTTGTGTTCTTGTTACTGGAGCACTTGGTGGAAGGTTTGATCATGAGGCTGCAAATATCAATGTTCTCTATGCGTTCTCGGACATGCGGATTGTCCTTCTGTCCGATGATTGCTTGATCCAACTTCTTCCCAAAACGCATCACCATGAGATCTATATTGAGTCGTCTGTAGAAGGACCACATTGTGGAATTTTTCCTATTGGAGCACCATCTACAAGCACTACAACCACTGGCCTCAAGTGGAACCTGA GTGATGCAGAGATGAGATTTGGGAGCATGATAAGCACATCCAACATTGTGGATTCAGATAAAGTTACTGTGCAGTCCGATGCAGATCTTCTGTGGACAATTTCTCTTCGAAATCTGACCTGA
- the LOC119353284 gene encoding thiamine pyrophosphokinase 2-like isoform X1, with product MLWRTIRSMEVMAHSSNFLLPKLHQPAKAPANNYTLVVLNQQLPRFMPRLWAQAKMRICADGGANRIFDEMSQMTNDLDRNRYIPEIIEGDMDSIRPEVKRYYSSQGSKISDKSHNQETTDLHKCISSIRHRTPNHEKPNLCVLVTGALGGRFDHEAANINVLYAFSDMRIVLLSDDCLIQLLPKTHHHEIYIESSVEGPHCGIFPIGAPSTSTTTTGLKWNLSDAEMRFGSMISTSNIVDSDKVTVQSDADLLWTISLRNLT from the exons ATGTTGTGGCGCACAATTCGCAGTATGGAGGTGATGGCGCATTCTTCGAATTTCCTTCTTCCGAAACTGCATCAGCCTGCCAAGGCTCCAGCAAACAACTATACTCTGGTTGTTCTTAACCAGCAGCTTCCACGGTTCATGCCTCGCCTCTGGGCTCAAG CAAAGATGAGAATATGTGCTGATGGTGGAGCCAATCGTATTTTTGACGAGATGTCTCAAATGACAAATGACCTGGACAGAAATAG GTATATTCCAGAAATAATTGAAGGGGACATGGATTCTATAAGGCCAGAAGTGAAAAGATATTACTCTAGTCAG GGATCCAAAATTTCTGATAAATCACATAACCAAGAGACAACAGATCTGCACAAGTGTATTTCCAGTATCCGCCATCGCACACCTAATCATGAAAAGCCTAAT CTTTGTGTTCTTGTTACTGGAGCACTTGGTGGAAGGTTTGATCATGAGGCTGCAAATATCAATGTTCTCTATGCGTTCTCGGACATGCGGATTGTCCTTCTGTCCGATGATTGCTTGATCCAACTTCTTCCCAAAACGCATCACCATGAGATCTATATTGAGTCGTCTGTAGAAGGACCACATTGTGGAATTTTTCCTATTGGAGCACCATCTACAAGCACTACAACCACTGGCCTCAAGTGGAACCTGA GTGATGCAGAGATGAGATTTGGGAGCATGATAAGCACATCCAACATTGTGGATTCAGATAAAGTTACTGTGCAGTCCGATGCAGATCTTCTGTGGACAATTTCTCTTCGAAATCTGACCTGA